One region of Natronolimnobius baerhuensis genomic DNA includes:
- the carB gene encoding carbamoyl-phosphate synthase large subunit, which produces MSTDNNGDAGDGRKILLIGSGPIQIGQAAEFDYSGAQACRALQEEGAEVVLVNSNPATIMTDPEMADEVYIEPITTDAIAEIIRKERPDGVIAGLGGQTGLNVTAELAEEGVLEKYDVEIMGTPLDTIYATEDRDLFRQRMEKIGQPVPRSTTISLEDGESVTELSDEDVRERVEAAVDEVGGLPVIARTTYTLGGSGSGVVHEMDELLARVRKGLRLSRNSEVLITESIAGWVEYEYEVMRDADDSCIIICNMENIDPMGIHTGESTVVTPSQIVPDEGHQEMRTAALDVIRELGIQGGCNIQFAWHDDGTPGGEYRVVEVNPRVSRSSALASKATGYPIARVTAKVALGKRLHEIENEITGETTAAFEPAIDYVVTKVPRWPKDKFDDVDFELTTAMKSTGEAMAIGRSFEESLLKALRSSEYEPDVVWDEVSDAELEEHYLERPSPDRPYAMFEAFERGYTTEEVVELTGIFEWYTERYKRIADSTLAAQEGDFTEAAIAGHTNATIASAAGAEVDTVESEVPGRTYKQVDTCAGEFEAETPYYYSSRKNEFESGPLLGDAAAGELEVERDLESVIVVGGGPIRIGQGVEFDYCSVHAVRALRELGIDAHVVNNNPETVSTDYDTSDGLFFEPITAEEVADVAEATGADGVMVQFGGQTSVNIGEPLQDELERRGLECEVMGTSVEAMDLAEDRDRFNALMDEMGIAQPEGGTAFSKEEALELAHDIGYPVLVRPSYVLGGRAMDVVYNDDELETYIEEAVRVSPEKPILVDDFLEDAVELDVDAVTDGRTILIGGIMEHVETAGVHSGDSACMIPPRSLDADTLARVREVTEDIAKALKTKGLLNVQLAVRDGEVYVLEANPRSSRTVPFVSKATGVPIAKLAAKVMAGETLASLEASEQIPDHTSIKEVVLPFDRLPGSDPRLGPEMKSTGEVMGTASDFGTAYWKAQQAAYNDVSEGTAVVDFDIDGFENHFEIAEFDDVPQAIREGEVDFVVSRDRDTLEMAVEEEIPYLSTEASATAYVEALDEFNGDLEVASVSSRPRREAQWGGGELE; this is translated from the coding sequence ATGAGTACGGACAACAACGGCGACGCAGGGGACGGACGCAAAATCCTCCTGATCGGGAGTGGCCCGATTCAGATTGGACAGGCAGCCGAGTTCGACTACTCGGGCGCACAGGCCTGCCGCGCGCTGCAGGAGGAGGGGGCGGAGGTCGTCCTCGTCAACTCGAATCCGGCGACGATCATGACCGACCCGGAGATGGCAGACGAAGTCTATATCGAGCCGATCACGACCGATGCCATCGCCGAAATCATCCGCAAGGAACGACCTGACGGCGTCATTGCCGGCCTCGGCGGCCAGACTGGCCTGAACGTCACCGCCGAACTCGCCGAGGAGGGCGTTCTCGAGAAGTACGACGTCGAGATCATGGGCACGCCGCTTGACACCATCTACGCGACGGAAGACCGCGATCTGTTCCGCCAGCGCATGGAAAAGATCGGCCAGCCGGTGCCCCGCTCGACAACCATCTCGCTCGAGGACGGCGAGTCGGTGACCGAACTGAGCGACGAGGACGTTCGTGAGCGCGTCGAAGCAGCAGTCGATGAGGTCGGTGGCCTCCCGGTCATCGCCCGCACGACCTACACGCTCGGTGGCTCCGGGTCTGGTGTCGTCCACGAGATGGACGAACTGCTCGCCCGCGTTCGCAAGGGCCTTCGCCTCTCGCGCAACAGTGAAGTCTTGATTACGGAATCCATCGCTGGCTGGGTGGAGTACGAGTACGAGGTCATGCGCGACGCCGATGACTCCTGTATCATCATCTGTAACATGGAGAACATCGACCCGATGGGGATCCACACCGGGGAGTCGACGGTCGTTACGCCTTCCCAGATTGTCCCCGACGAGGGCCACCAGGAGATGCGCACCGCCGCACTCGACGTGATCCGCGAACTCGGCATTCAGGGTGGGTGTAACATCCAGTTCGCCTGGCACGACGACGGCACGCCCGGCGGCGAGTACCGCGTTGTCGAGGTCAACCCGCGTGTCTCGCGTTCCTCGGCGCTCGCTTCGAAGGCGACAGGGTATCCAATCGCCCGCGTGACCGCGAAGGTCGCACTCGGCAAGCGCCTCCACGAAATCGAGAACGAAATTACGGGCGAGACGACCGCGGCGTTCGAGCCCGCAATCGACTACGTGGTTACCAAGGTTCCGAGGTGGCCCAAAGACAAGTTCGACGACGTCGACTTCGAACTCACGACCGCGATGAAGTCGACCGGCGAGGCGATGGCCATCGGGCGCTCGTTCGAGGAATCGCTGCTCAAAGCCCTCCGTTCGTCGGAGTACGAACCCGATGTCGTCTGGGACGAGGTCTCTGATGCGGAACTCGAGGAACACTACCTCGAGCGCCCATCGCCGGATCGTCCGTACGCGATGTTCGAGGCCTTCGAGCGCGGCTACACCACTGAGGAAGTCGTCGAGCTGACAGGCATCTTCGAGTGGTACACCGAACGCTACAAGCGCATCGCCGACTCGACGCTTGCCGCACAGGAGGGCGACTTCACCGAAGCCGCAATTGCGGGCCACACGAACGCAACTATCGCCTCCGCGGCAGGCGCGGAGGTCGACACCGTCGAGAGCGAGGTACCCGGCCGCACGTACAAACAGGTCGACACCTGCGCGGGCGAGTTCGAAGCCGAGACACCGTACTACTACTCCTCGCGCAAGAACGAGTTCGAATCCGGCCCGCTGCTGGGCGACGCCGCAGCCGGCGAACTCGAGGTCGAGCGCGATCTCGAGAGCGTGATCGTCGTCGGCGGCGGCCCGATCCGCATCGGCCAGGGTGTCGAGTTCGACTACTGTTCGGTCCACGCAGTCCGCGCACTCAGAGAGCTCGGCATCGACGCCCACGTCGTCAACAACAACCCCGAGACGGTCTCGACGGACTACGACACCTCCGACGGCCTCTTCTTCGAGCCGATCACGGCCGAAGAGGTCGCAGACGTCGCCGAAGCGACCGGCGCGGACGGCGTCATGGTCCAGTTCGGCGGCCAGACCTCGGTCAACATCGGCGAACCACTGCAAGACGAACTCGAGCGCCGCGGCCTCGAGTGTGAGGTCATGGGAACGAGCGTCGAAGCGATGGACCTCGCAGAGGACCGCGACCGCTTCAACGCGCTGATGGACGAGATGGGCATCGCCCAGCCGGAAGGTGGCACCGCCTTCTCGAAGGAAGAAGCACTCGAGCTCGCCCACGACATCGGCTACCCCGTGCTCGTCCGTCCGTCCTACGTCCTCGGCGGCCGCGCGATGGATGTCGTCTACAACGACGATGAACTCGAGACCTACATCGAGGAAGCAGTCCGTGTGAGTCCCGAGAAGCCGATTCTCGTCGACGACTTCCTCGAGGATGCAGTCGAACTCGATGTGGACGCAGTCACGGACGGCCGCACCATCCTCATCGGCGGCATTATGGAACACGTCGAAACGGCTGGTGTCCACTCCGGCGACTCGGCGTGTATGATCCCGCCGCGCTCGCTCGATGCGGACACCCTCGCACGCGTCCGCGAAGTCACCGAAGACATCGCCAAGGCGCTGAAGACGAAGGGTCTGCTGAACGTCCAACTCGCCGTCCGCGATGGCGAAGTGTACGTCTTAGAGGCCAACCCGCGTTCCTCGCGTACCGTTCCGTTCGTCTCGAAGGCAACGGGCGTCCCAATCGCCAAACTCGCGGCGAAGGTCATGGCTGGCGAGACGCTCGCAAGTCTCGAGGCGAGCGAGCAGATTCCAGACCATACCTCGATCAAGGAGGTCGTCCTGCCGTTCGACCGCCTGCCAGGATCGGACCCACGTCTCGGCCCAGAGATGAAATCGACGGGCGAAGTGATGGGCACCGCAAGCGACTTTGGCACGGCCTACTGGAAGGCCCAGCAAGCGGCCTACAACGATGTCAGCGAGGGCACCGCCGTCGTCGATTTCGACATCGACGGCTTCGAGAATCACTTCGAGATCGCCGAGTTCGACGACGTGCCACAGGCGATCCGCGAGGGCGAGGTCGACTTCGTCGTCAGCCGCGACCGTGACACCCTCGAGATGGCCGTCGAAGAGGAGATTCCGTACCTCTCGACGGAAGCCAGCGCCACGGCCTACGTCGAAGCGCTCGACGAGTTCAATGGCGACCTCGAGGTCGCCTCCGTCAGTTCCCGCCCACGTCGCGAGGCCCAGTGGGGCGGCGGCGAACTCGAGTAA
- a CDS encoding DUF5815 family protein yields MAEPRVPGSGTERHLELPCGETLDPHSVDLGMYEYSSCPCGEPHAVVTDAHPASRFFPESLVAILEETIDTDDDFDRFGTPHLMGVVLEEFPEKVVTYDASDDGAVGYAMLWVTDFDSRRLHEIIVELVVELMEHAISHAEDDSAISEFETQMLEFDIGEFVDQYRAQRNFESEHDQPM; encoded by the coding sequence ATGGCAGAGCCCCGTGTTCCGGGTTCCGGCACCGAACGGCACCTCGAGTTACCCTGCGGGGAGACCCTCGACCCCCACAGCGTCGACCTCGGGATGTACGAATACTCGAGTTGTCCCTGTGGCGAACCCCACGCTGTCGTCACCGACGCACATCCTGCGTCGCGTTTCTTCCCCGAGTCGCTGGTTGCGATCCTCGAGGAAACAATCGACACCGACGACGACTTCGACCGCTTTGGCACGCCCCACCTCATGGGCGTCGTCTTAGAGGAGTTCCCCGAAAAAGTCGTCACTTACGACGCCAGCGACGACGGCGCGGTCGGCTACGCCATGCTGTGGGTCACCGATTTCGACTCCCGACGACTCCACGAGATCATCGTCGAACTCGTCGTCGAACTCATGGAACACGCGATCAGCCACGCCGAGGACGACAGCGCCATCTCGGAGTTCGAAACCCAGATGCTCGAGTTCGATATTGGCGAGTTCGTCGACCAGTACCGCGCCCAGCGGAACTTCGAGAGTGAACACGACCAGCCGATGTAG
- a CDS encoding class I SAM-dependent methyltransferase: protein MAIPRTVTTALADRPVAGAVCLEAGAGVGNTTAGLLAGGASRVYAVTNERKHAKSTLERVRANADLRTDSPGRVAILEADLRDIPLPADSVEVITAHGLFNVVPPADLAPIITELTRVAAPGCHLVVDDYEPLPDDAAVADLFALENAAAELADGRPMLSFYAAATLQRLFVGAGWEFDRTRTLLEPVPWTETHLEAHAEVVHSRANRLDNALGERLCEQADALVETIGSESVGEMYSLAFRWPA, encoded by the coding sequence ATGGCAATTCCACGAACCGTCACGACCGCACTCGCGGATCGCCCAGTTGCGGGTGCCGTCTGTCTCGAGGCCGGTGCGGGCGTCGGCAACACAACCGCCGGACTGCTCGCAGGCGGTGCGAGTCGCGTCTATGCCGTCACCAACGAGCGAAAGCACGCGAAATCCACTCTCGAGCGCGTGCGGGCGAACGCCGACTTGAGGACTGATTCGCCGGGGCGAGTCGCCATCCTCGAGGCAGATCTCCGCGACATCCCGCTGCCGGCCGACTCCGTCGAAGTCATCACCGCCCACGGACTGTTCAACGTCGTCCCACCGGCGGATCTCGCACCCATCATCACGGAACTGACCCGCGTCGCCGCACCGGGCTGTCACCTCGTCGTCGACGACTACGAGCCGCTGCCCGACGACGCCGCCGTTGCCGACCTGTTCGCACTCGAGAACGCGGCTGCCGAACTCGCTGACGGCCGTCCGATGCTCTCGTTTTACGCCGCGGCGACGTTGCAGCGGTTGTTCGTCGGCGCCGGCTGGGAGTTCGACCGGACGCGGACACTGCTCGAGCCGGTGCCGTGGACCGAGACCCATCTCGAGGCCCACGCCGAGGTAGTCCACTCGCGGGCGAATCGACTGGACAATGCGCTCGGGGAACGACTGTGCGAGCAAGCGGACGCCCTCGTCGAGACAATCGGGTCCGAATCGGTCGGCGAGATGTACAGCCTCGCGTTCCGATGGCCCGCGTAG